Proteins encoded in a region of the Trichosurus vulpecula isolate mTriVul1 chromosome 9, mTriVul1.pri, whole genome shotgun sequence genome:
- the LOC118831387 gene encoding small ubiquitin-related modifier 2-like — MADEKLKEGVKTENNDHINLKVAGQDGSVVQFKIKRHTPLSKLMKAYCERQGLSMRQIRFRFDGQPINETDTPAQLEMEDEDTIDVFQQQTGGAY; from the coding sequence ATGGCCGACGAAAAGCTGAAGGAAGGagtcaagactgaaaacaacgACCACATTAATTTGAAGGTGGCAGGGCAAGATGGTTCAGTGGTGCAATTTAAGATTAAGAGGCACACACCACTTAGTAAACTAATGAAAGCCTATTGTGAACGACAGGGTTTGTCAATGAGGCAGATCAGATTCCGATTTGATGGGCAAccaatcaatgaaacagacaCACCTGCACAGTTGGAAATGGAGGATGAAGATACAATTGATGTattccagcagcagacaggaggCGCTTACTAA